In Vigna radiata mitochondrion, complete genome, one DNA window encodes the following:
- the rps4 gene encoding ribosomal protein S4 — translation MRFKTCRLLSGNVRNRELTIIQRRVLRRLRNKKRSLKRKISPRKNMNSYIQSQTTRKLPLFHADLPITEMHRGTERTSYIPLILNPETRSDVIPVRLHFRETLPQARQPISHRRVCVNNRIVSITRLKVSHGDLISFQENDARIRGEEIRRSFYIEISVDKIIGKFLDHPVRMWRRTKTEWFHLLKTKRGCRLLLKSRFLQQQLRYSMQEEYLERTKKFGSEKVCLGSSFAEHNRMKRDLYHFKSLFLSKRRNEKNQDLPTRTRSPLVYNSSLYSNSTYCSSSPHPFPRKRRIKRIELPTHYSEVNHRTPKAVVFYGPNIGHIPHDIRLKDPNLPLRSGNGRGQNI, via the coding sequence ATGCGATTTAAAACTTGTCGTCTACTTTCAGGAAATGTTCGGAACAGAGAACTTACAATAATACAACGCCGCGTTCTCCGAAGATTGAGGAACAAGAAGAGATCTCTTAAGAGAAAGATTTCTCCGAGAAAAAATATGAACAGTTACATCCAATCACAAACTACACGAAAGTTGCCCCTTTTTCATGCAGATTTACCCATCACAGAGATGCACAGAGGAACAGAACGAACTTCATATATCCCTTTAATACTCAATCCAGAAACAAGATCGGACGTTATTCCGGTTCGTCTCCATTTTCGTGAAACTCTTCCTCAAGCAAGGCAGCCGATAAGTCATCGAAGGGTTTGTGTTAATAATCGAATTGTAAGCATTACTCGTTTGAAAGTTTCCCACGGTGATCTAATATCTTTTCAAGAAAATGACGCGAGAATCCGCGGTGAAGAAATAAGGAGATCTTTCTATATCGAAATATCAGTTGATAAAATCATAGGCAAATTCCTGGATCACCCGGTAAGAATGTGGAGAAGAACCAAAACAGAATGGTTCCACCTACTCAAAACTAAGCGGGGATGCCGCCTGCTACTAAAATCCCGGTTTTTGCAACAACAGTTGCGTTATTCTATGCAAGAAGAATACTTAGAAAGAACAAAGAAGTTTGGATCCGAAAAAGTATGCTTAGGCAGTTCCTTCGCTGAGCACAACAGAATGAAGAGGGATTTGTATCATTTCAAATCCCTATTCTTATCGAAGAGAAGAAACGAGAAAAACCAAGATCTTCCTACTCGAACAAGAAGTCCTCTAGTTTACAACTCTTCTTTATATAGTAATTCGACCTATTGCTCCTCATCCCCCCATCCGTTTCCTAGGAAGAGAAGAATCAAAAGGATCGAACTACCTACTCATTATTCGGAGGTGAATCATAGAACACCAAAAGCGGTGGTATTTTATGGACCTAACATAGGTCACATCCCTCACGACATAAGATTGAAAGATCCAAACCTTCCTCTTCGGAGCGGAAACGGACGTGGCCAAAACATATAA